GAAAGAAACAGCTTTGGAAACCTTCGTGACACGCTGCCCCCTTCTGCTGCACTTTCAAAAGGATCGTATCGGCGTCGCAATCCACGCGAATTTCGACAACCCGTTGCTGGTGACCGCTGGTTTCGCCTTTTCGCCACAGTTGATTGCGACTGCGGCTGAAATAGACCGCGCAGCCCGTTTGCAGCGTTTCCTGCCAAGCTTCTTCATTCATCCATGCCATCATCAACACACGATTGCTGGCAGCGTCTTGGGCGATCGCCGGCAACAGCCCGTTGGCACCACGGCTGAAATCGGGAATCACAGAATCGTCGGTGGACATGGCGAATCGGTATCGTTTTTAAAAAAAGGCGTAAGCGGTGAGCCGTTTGACAAAATAGCCAGTCGGCATGAGGCAGCAAAGACAATGGGCATTATAGAGCGAACCCGCAGCAGCGGAACGACTGGAAAATTCGGATTAATGCCCGCTCACTTGTATTCCGCTGCAGTGGGCTGCCGAAAATCACTAGGACAGCGGAAGCCAGGATCGACATTGTCGGCGACCACCCCGTCACCCCCCAGCGGTAAAGGGGCCTCAACGGCGTGAGCCGTCGACGGTGATTCAGTGCCTAGTGCAGTCGCTCGATCGTGTCAGGTCGCAATCTTGCGGATTGCCAATTCGCTGGCAGCCAATTCGTTGGCGGTGGCTTTCCCCGCACACCGATTTACAGGACCGGAGTTTGATGCATCATGCCTACCCCCTCCAAGCTATCCGTCGTCCTTGTGGTCCGCGATGGTGAAAATCGGATCGTCACCCGAGTCGAACACGTGATCGCTGGATTAGCGAAACTAACGTGTGAAGTGGTGGAGATTGTGGTTGTCGATGATGGCAGCCGCGATGCGACCCCCGAGGTGCTCGACAAATTGCAACGGGCATGCCCGATCGTCCGCGTGGTGCGTCATTGTCGGCCGCGTGGCTTGGAAGCGGCCGGGCAAACCGGACTCGAACGAGCCACGGGCGAATTGGTGTTCATCCAGGAATCCGATGCATCGATTCGCATCGAGGACATGCAGCGATTGTTGGAACTGAGCGAAGATCACTCGGTTGTTGCAGCACGGGCCGAGAGCAAGTCGGAACCGATCGCAGCCGAGTTGCTGCGTCGTCTGCGAGCTTGGGGAACGTCGGCAGACCTGCAGATGGAAAACGCAGCGGATGCCAGCGAAACGTCCTGCCTGCAAATGGTCCGCCGCCCTCATTTGCAGCGGCTGGCGGGCCCGAGCGGAGACCGAATTCGGCTCGAGGGCGAAACGCTACGGACCGCTTCGCTGGTCCATTGAACCGCCATCCGCTAGGCCAAGGCCATCTACTTTGGCCCCAACCGAGTGGCTTTTGTTGCGTAGCGAAATGCTTATCTGATTATTTGCCCAAACCTAATTCGTTCAGCTCGCTGGCCCACGATTCCCAATCGTCTGCGGCGGTCTCGAAATTCGCCTGCATCCACCGCACCGGTGTCTCAGGCAACACCCGTGGCGGAAATTTGCTGTCGCGAAACAGGGGCAATTGGCTGCTGTCGCCCATCGCCAAGCGATCTTCGGTTTCGGGGCGAACCAAATAATCCGCAAGCATTCCGGCGGCGACCGCGTGCGGCGCGTTCTTTAGCACCGCGATCGTATTGGGGATTCGCAGCGTCCCAGGCTGGTCCGAGGCTTGATCGGGATAAACGATTGCCACCGAGCGGCCCAAGTCGCGTTCGATCACCGCATCATCGGTATCGGTTAACCCCCAAGCGACCGTGCCTGCCGAGACGGCTTGGGCAACTTGCTTATTGCCCGAAACGATCACTGCATTGTCACGAATTTGAGTCAACTGCTCGAGCGTCGCTTCACGCCCCTGAATTTCACGCAGCACCGCAAAATGGGTTGCCGTGGTGCCGAACAACGGCCGGGCCATCGCACATCGCCCCTTCCATTTTGGGTCGGCCAGATCGGCAACCGAATCAGGATACTCACTCGGATCTTTGATCTGATCGGTGTTCACCAGCAACACTCGAGCCCGAGCGGCGAATCCACACCACGTCCCATCGCTGGCGATCATGTCCGAGGGCCACTGGGAATCGACATTCCAAGATCGTTTCTCGAGCAGCCCTAACTTCTGCAGTCGCACGGTATGCATGATTTCATTGTTCCAAAACAAATCACACACCGGCGCGTCTTTCTCGGCAATGATCCGGCTGACCAGCCCCACCGTCTTGGTGGACTCGACATCGAACTTGCGAATCACCGTGGTCTCGTGATCCGTCGAACGCTCGAACGCATCCAAGATTGGGGCGGCAAACTCTTCATCAAGTGCCGAATAAACCACCACATCGCTTTCGGCGCGTTGGACACAACCGCTCGCCCCCAGCAGTGCTGAACAAAGAACCAGAAACGAAGTAAACTGAGCGTATGAATGGAACACTATTTCAAATCGGGTTGGCGGTAGGGGTGCTTTTCAGCGGGATGGCTGACGCCACCGGCGCAGACGACTTTCGTAAAGCGAGAGGTCAACATATCGAAATCACCTCGGATGTCGCGTCCGAATCCGAGATCGACCAATGGGTCCGATCGTTTGATACGGCGGTTGACCAATGGCGTGCGTTTTGGGGACTGCCCGAACACGCCCTCGATTCATGGAGTGTGAAGGCGTTTGTGATGCAAGACAAGACGCCTTTCTTGCGTGCAGGTCTGATCGATCCTCGAGTTCCCGATTTCAATCAGGGTTATGCGTTAGGGAATTCGCTGTGGATCATGAAACAGCCAAGCGATTACTACACCCGGCATCTGCTGCTGCACGAGGGGGTCCACGCGTTGGCTGCTGAACAATTTGGCGGGGCCGGCCCTTCGTGGTTCATGGAAGGAACGGCGGAATTACTCTCCACGCACTCCGGTTCCGGCGCGACCACCCAAATCAACCAGCTTCCCGTGGACCGCGAATCGGTTCCTTATTGGGGGCGGCTGAAATTGATCCGACAACGACGCGAAGAAGGCAGCATCCCCACACTCGAAACGGTGATGCGATACCCCGTCAATTTAAACGGCGACGCCGAGCGTTACGGTTGGTGCTGGGCGGCCGCGATGTTGTTGTCCGAGTACGATGAATATCGTGACGTGTTTATCGCCGCGGCACGCAGCGGCCGCGACAGCAGCACCCATTTCACTCGCCAAATCTACCAGCGACTGCTGCCCCAGTGGCCTGCGGTGATCGCCCGTTGGCGATTGATGTGTCACGAATTGGACTACGGATTCGATTGGGAACGTGAACGCGTCGAGTTGGCAGTGGATGATCCGCAATGGAACGGACAACCGATTTTGCAGGACATCGCTGCCGCCAAAGGTTGGCAATCACTCGGTGTCCGCGTTCCCGCCGGAACTCGTTTCAACATTTCAGCCCAAGGGCGATGCGTGATCGCAAAACGCGACAAAGACTGGCAAAGCGAAGCCAACGGGGTCACGATCCAATACGTCAACGGACGCCCGCTTGGACAGCTACTCGCTTGCTTGGTGCCGCTTCGACAGACAAGCCAACCCCGCTGCGATCCGCTCGAAGTCGTTCCGGTCAACGACGCCATCGAACTGCAAACCACGGTTGAAAGCTGGATCGTGCTACAAATCAACGATGACGTGGCCCAGCGAAGCGACAATTCGGGCAGCTACTCCATCAAGCTTTCTGCGGCGAACTAACCAACCTGACCGGGGCCATGCGAATCCTTGCAACGACCCGATCAGGGTGGCGGCGAATAGGTATTTGGCGTGAACGATGTTTTCAGCGAGCACTATGTTCGAGTGAGAACCGAGATGCTTTAGCGAGAACCGAGATGCGTCTCGCCGCCCCTTATCGCATCTCGATCAATCGAGTTAAGCGGGTCAATTCAAAAATGCTACGCAGATTTTCGTCGGCATTTTCGAGCACCAATTTCCGGCCACCTTTGCGGACCAGCAATTGCAAGCGGATCAGCTCGGACAGCTCTTGGCTGGTGATTCGCTCGACCTGAGAAAGATCGACCAGGATTTCTTCGCCGCCCCCCTCTTCCGCCAACTGTCCTGCGACAACGAGCCAATGGACTCGAATTTCCGCACTCGCGGTCGATCGGTGTTGTTGATCCAGTCCGACATTCATTGGTTTCAATCCCGCTTGAATGGGTGAGAAGTGCGACCCGCCATTTCAAAGCATCCCGCATGCCGCTAGGGACAATTCCGACCAGAACGTGAACAACAGCCCACCACCTTCCTGTAACACTAAATAAAGGCACTGAACCAACCACTAAGTTTATCCTTCGGTTTTACGAATACCGCTATCGTGCCTAGGAACGGGGCACACAAGCCTAGATAGCGGGCAAGCAGGGAGATTCCGAGCATTTACAATAAAAGTAACTCGGTTCCGACAGGCGAACACAACACCCCCAAACGGGCCGCAAACCTACACGTTTAGGTCCAGAACGGCGGATCGCAGTGCGAAACTAACCTCCACTACAGCGAGGCCCTGCCAAAACCGCGTTCGGCGGGCAGGTAAGGCGTTTGGGCGGTCAAGAAAAAACTTATCGTGTGCTTTTTGCCTTGCCTTGCTATAATAAAACTCCTACCTGAAATCCCCCCACCCTCAACTTCCACGCACTGAGCTCGGGAAAAACTCCCGTCCCCTGGAACCTGTCCCCCTAGTTCGGTTTGCGATGGCATGAAGTTTGTTGATCTCCACCCTGTTGTTGACTGACCGGTCGTCGTATCCCTGGTTTTCGTCGCATCCCTGGTTTTAGGTGATCACACCCCTGACTTTGCAAACGGACACTGCGGTCGACCTCGCTTGCACTACCAGCGATCAATCCGGTGTCTCCCATACCCGCAACCAACCCCACATTCCCCCCTCTCTGCCCATCACCGTGACTGCTTCCTCTACGATCTGCCGCCTTGTCGTTGCCGCCCTGTGGGGCGTGGTTGGGTATTGCGCTAACGCATCGGCCGCCGAGTCGGCTGATGCGGTGGCATCGCATGGAGCTCGCATTTACGCAGCACAGTGTGCCGGGTGCCACGGCAGCGAGGGTCAGGGTGTCGAGTCAGAATATGCCGCCGCGTTGACCGGCGATTCTTCGATCGGCCAATTGACCGAAATCATCTCGGAAACCATGCCCGAGGACGATCCCGAGTTATGCCAAGGAGAAGATGCCGAGGCGGTTGCGAAGTACATTTTCGAAACCTTCTATAGCGAAGCGGCGCGATTGCGGAACCGCCCGCCTGAAACCACCTTGTCGCGTCTGACGGGCGACCAATTGCGTCAGAGTTTGGCCGACGTGTATGCACGGATTTCCGGCGGCAGTTGGCAGCACGAGGAACGAGGAATCCGCGGCACTTACTTTGACACCCCCAACTGGAAAAACGAGGCCAAGAAGATTGAGCGAACCGATGCGGTTCTCGATTTCGATTTCGGTCACGAAGGTCCAGGCGAAGGGATCGACCCGGCCGAGTATTACATTCATTGGGCCGGTTCGCTGATGGCCGACCGTAGTGGCGAATATGAAATCGTGCTGCGAAGCACTTGCTCATGCAAACTGTACCTCGGCAGCCCGGATCGTATTTTCATCGACAACCATGTGCAATCCGCTGGCCGCACCGAGTTCCGCAAACGGATCCATTTGACCGCCGGTCGCGGCTACCCCATCAAACTCGATTACACCCAGCGTAAACGCAAAACGGAACAACCGCCTGCGTCGGTGTCACTGTCTTGGGTCCCGCCTGGCGGAGTCGAAACCGTCATTCCCCAGCGGCAGCTGATCTCGGCAAGCTTTCCAGCGGCGTTTTCGCTGCAAACCAAGTTGCCACCGGATGACCGCAGTTACGGCTACGAACGAGGCACAGAAATCAGTCGCATCTGGGACGATTCGACGACACAAGCGGCCGTCGAGTTCTCGAAACTTGTCGCCGAAGAACTTTGGCCTCACTACGAGCGAAAGAACCGAAAGAAGCCGAACGAGAATCGCGCTCGTCTGAGAAGTTTTCTCGAGGAAATCGTCAGTACGGCCTTTCGTGGTCCGCTCGACGATGTCACCCGCAAGGTCTACATCGACAAACAGCTTGATGCGACTGACGATGATGCTGAAGCGATTCGCCGCGTGATGTTGCTGTCACTGAAATCACCTCGCTTTCTGTACCCCTTGCTCGATTCCAATCGGTCACCTTCTCAACGGGCGGCGAACCGTTTGGCATTAGTGCTATTCGATTCGCTTCCGGCAGATGAATGGCTACTGAAACAGATCCAAAAGAATGAACTCGAGGATTCTCGAGCGATCGAGCAAGCCGCATGGAAGATGGTCAACGACTACCGCACCCAAGCCAAGACTCGCGACTTTCTAACGCATTGGTTTGAAGTCGCCGACAGCGATGACATCAGCAAAGACGAAGCAAAACATCCAGGTTTTAACGAAGCGGTCCTCAGCGACCTGCGTGCTTCGTTTCATGCCATGATCGACGAAATTGTGTGGAGCGAGACAAGCGATTACCGACAACTGTTTCAAGCGGACTGGGCCTACACGACCCCGCGAATTGCCGCGGTCTACGGCGACGCATGGAAGCCCAAAAGTGCCATCACCGACGCGGCCGACGACCAAGCCAAAGGGCACGAAACGAACCCGCTTGTGCCCAGCGC
The genomic region above belongs to Novipirellula caenicola and contains:
- a CDS encoding extracellular solute-binding protein, with the translated sequence MVLCSALLGASGCVQRAESDVVVYSALDEEFAAPILDAFERSTDHETTVIRKFDVESTKTVGLVSRIIAEKDAPVCDLFWNNEIMHTVRLQKLGLLEKRSWNVDSQWPSDMIASDGTWCGFAARARVLLVNTDQIKDPSEYPDSVADLADPKWKGRCAMARPLFGTTATHFAVLREIQGREATLEQLTQIRDNAVIVSGNKQVAQAVSAGTVAWGLTDTDDAVIERDLGRSVAIVYPDQASDQPGTLRIPNTIAVLKNAPHAVAAGMLADYLVRPETEDRLAMGDSSQLPLFRDSKFPPRVLPETPVRWMQANFETAADDWESWASELNELGLGK
- a CDS encoding DUF1588 domain-containing protein; the encoded protein is MTASSTICRLVVAALWGVVGYCANASAAESADAVASHGARIYAAQCAGCHGSEGQGVESEYAAALTGDSSIGQLTEIISETMPEDDPELCQGEDAEAVAKYIFETFYSEAARLRNRPPETTLSRLTGDQLRQSLADVYARISGGSWQHEERGIRGTYFDTPNWKNEAKKIERTDAVLDFDFGHEGPGEGIDPAEYYIHWAGSLMADRSGEYEIVLRSTCSCKLYLGSPDRIFIDNHVQSAGRTEFRKRIHLTAGRGYPIKLDYTQRKRKTEQPPASVSLSWVPPGGVETVIPQRQLISASFPAAFSLQTKLPPDDRSYGYERGTEISRIWDDSTTQAAVEFSKLVAEELWPHYERKNRKKPNENRARLRSFLEEIVSTAFRGPLDDVTRKVYIDKQLDATDDDAEAIRRVMLLSLKSPRFLYPLLDSNRSPSQRAANRLALVLFDSLPADEWLLKQIQKNELEDSRAIEQAAWKMVNDYRTQAKTRDFLTHWFEVADSDDISKDEAKHPGFNEAVLSDLRASFHAMIDEIVWSETSDYRQLFQADWAYTTPRIAAVYGDAWKPKSAITDAADDQAKGHETNPLVPSAGVPDSHLGLLNHPLLMSKLAYYQTTSPIHRGVFLYRHLFGRVLRPPNAAFSPLNADLHPQLTTRQRVELQTNEVNCQVCHEKINGLGFTLENFDAIGRFRETENDRPIDASGSYEDRNGNKVTFKDARDLANYLAKSEDAHRAFVEAAFEYFVKQPIGAYGPDKLSELTERFRNSGFKVRDLIVWIAATAATEPVTSNQET
- the hisI gene encoding phosphoribosyl-AMP cyclohydrolase; the encoded protein is MSTDDSVIPDFSRGANGLLPAIAQDAASNRVLMMAWMNEEAWQETLQTGCAVYFSRSRNQLWRKGETSGHQQRVVEIRVDCDADTILLKVQQKGAACHEGFQSCFFRTVAADGTAVVADERLVDPDSVYGKKPS
- a CDS encoding STAS domain-containing protein: MNVGLDQQHRSTASAEIRVHWLVVAGQLAEEGGGEEILVDLSQVERITSQELSELIRLQLLVRKGGRKLVLENADENLRSIFELTRLTRLIEMR
- a CDS encoding glycosyltransferase family 2 protein is translated as MPTPSKLSVVLVVRDGENRIVTRVEHVIAGLAKLTCEVVEIVVVDDGSRDATPEVLDKLQRACPIVRVVRHCRPRGLEAAGQTGLERATGELVFIQESDASIRIEDMQRLLELSEDHSVVAARAESKSEPIAAELLRRLRAWGTSADLQMENAADASETSCLQMVRRPHLQRLAGPSGDRIRLEGETLRTASLVH